A stretch of Gadus macrocephalus chromosome 17, ASM3116895v1 DNA encodes these proteins:
- the LOC132445583 gene encoding interferon alpha/beta receptor 2-like, translating into MKVRRKSVWKPAARCSSLEPGQTCELSSLMKDPWARYQARAQAYSPAGSTSDWATSGLFQPMTHSAVGPPDVSVAGCGNCLVLQVRPLTSRWQQLERYRHMLLSVRRTRDGVQFHMSVDYEEKTVIGYLEPGVEYCVMVSMVAFIKQKSAPVKYCAFTSPPRNNSSVLLVLLGASGLLAAALVGFLVLRRRLQAGPHAPGTRDPEGSLSPLCDDGAQ; encoded by the exons ATGAAAGTCCG GAGGAAGAGCGTGTGGAAGCCAGCAGCTCGTTGCTCCAGCCTGGAGCCCGGCCAGACCTGTGAGCTCAGCAGCCTCATGAAGGACCCCTGGGCCCGCTACCAGGCCCGCGCCCAGGCCTACAGCCCCGCTGGCAGCACCTCGGACTGGGCCACCTCGGGCCTCTTCCAGCCCATGACCCACt cggcTGTGGGGCCCCCTGACGTGTCGGTGGCCGGCTGTGGGAACTGCCTGGTGCTGCAGGTCCGACCTCTGACCAGCAGGTGGCAGCAGCTGGAGCGCTACAGACACATGTTGCTGTCTGTACGCAGGACCCGGGACGGAGTACAG TTCCACATGTCTGTCGACTACGAAGAgaagactgtgattggctacCTGGAGCCCGGGGTGGAGTACTGTGTGATGGTGTCCATGGTGGCGTTCATCAAACAGAAATCGGCCCCTGTTAAATACTGTGCCTTCACCAGCCCTCCCAGGAACAACAGCTCAG tcctcctggtcctgcTGGGGGCCTCCGGCCTGCTGGCCGCGGCCCTCGTTGGGTTCCTggtcctccgccgccgcctccaggctgggCCGCACGCCCCCGGGACCCGGGACCCCGAGGGG TCTCtcagccctctctgtgatgacggAGCCCAGTGA
- the crfb2 gene encoding cytokine receptor family member b2 isoform X3, translating to MAVGPGFILLMLAWLSQVFSEIVPLPKPVNVNVTSSHFIHLLTWQRGPGTPRGVAYNVSVSCERDLPWVPVAGCVLVKHPLVCDLTGAFTNPTHVYYSMVVAILESQASPEAYSTGFKPIKDGELASPLLTLAACDHSLCVDLHPPLERVRALYQGLQYQLRVTTHSPGSQPAESLERTLSLKRHVLKDQAPGREYCVSVRIRDPQTHREFPFSPPTCASTPTAGVRSADVLLVVSFLALVLLVVVLYLLVQTGVVCLKKPLPSVLFRFHGAGVTAYRRWDCEQAYMVALQIHLHCIFINPLVEERLAMPQKERVCAHIHLGAAAPSAGGKCVARVDHSGEEEGVSTAGSARSLGGYGPHVDSSCSSFSSCSSSSSLSTRPLLAPSLHTVAPLAAIGTPWRHSELQSELRAIALKTLGSVAVTTWDQHALHLACSADPPAPSPEAEPGVGSGEGCSDVNLLSLTLGGHLEDAATLPPTAEEEEVSMETLISVEDEDVDVEEQDGYLRR from the exons ATGGCAGTGGGTCCAGGCTTCATCCTCTTGATGCTCGCCTGGCTCTCTCAGGTGTTCTCAG AAATTGTCCCTCTTCCTAAGCCGGTCAACGTGAATGTCACCTCCAGTCATTTTATTCACCTGTTGACATGGCAACGCGGTCCTGGGACGCCGAGGGGCGTGGCCTACAACGTCTCGGTGAGCTGTGAacg GGACCTCCCCTGGGTGCCCGTAGCAGGCTGTGTCCTTGTGAAACACCCGCTGGTTTGCGACCTGACCGGAGCTTTCACTAACCCCACACATGTGTACTACAGCATGGTTGTTGCAATACTAGAGTCCCAGGCCTCCCCCGAGGCCTACTCTACCGGCTTTAAGCCCATCAAAGACG GTGAGCTGGCCTCCCCGCTGCTGACGCTGGCCGCCTGTGACCACTCCCTGTGCGTGGACCTTCACCCCCCCCTGGAGCGCGTGAGGGCCCTCTACCAGGGCCTCCAGTACCAGCTCCGCGTCACCACCCACAGCCCCGGCAGCCAGCCGGCCGAG tccctGGAGCGCACCTTGTCCCTGAAGCGCCATGTTTTGAAGGACCAGGCCCCTGGACGAGAGTACTGCGTCTCGGTCCGTATCcgggacccccagacccacagGGAGTTCCCCTTCAGCCCGCCCACGTGTGCCTCCACCCCCACGGCGGGGGTCCGCTCTGCAG ATGTCCTTCTGGTGGTCTCCTTCCTTGCTCTGGTCCTGCTGGTGGTCGTCTTGTATCTGTTGGTGCAGACCGGTGTGGTCTGTTTGAAGaaacccctcccctctgtcctg TTCAGATTTCACGGTGCCGGCGTAACGGCCTACAGACGGTGGGATTGTGAACAGGCCTACATGGTTGCTCTTCAGATTCACCTCCATTGT ATATTCATCAATCCCCTGGTAGAGGAGAGGCTTGCAATGCCGCAGAAAGAACGCGTCTGCGCCCACATCCACCTGGGGGCCGCGGCGCCCTCTGCTGGGGGGAAGTGTGTAGCGCGGGTGGACCACAGCGGCGAAGAGGAGGGGGTCTCCACCGCTGGGAGCGCCAGGTCCCTGGGAGGCTACGGGCCGCACGTGGACTCTTCTTGTTCCTCCTTCTCATCGTGCTCCTCATCGTCCTCCCTCTCCACACGCCCCCTCCTGGCTCCATCTCTTCACACGGTCGCTCCTTTAGCGGCCATCGGCACACCATGGCGTCACTCTGAACTGCAGTCCGAGCTCCGTGCCATTGCTCTGAAAACGTTGGGCTCGGTTGCTGTGACAACGTGGGACCAGCATGCTTTGCACCTTGCTTGTAGCGCAGACCCACCGGCACCGTCGCCGGAGGCGGAGCCTGGGGTGGGCTCGGGGGAGGGCTGCAGTGACGTGAACCTCCTCTCGCTGACCTTGGGGGGTCACCTCGAAGACGCGGCCACGCTGCCACCGACGGCCGAAGAGGAAGAGGTTTCCATGGAAACGCTCATCTCGGTGGAGGATGAGGACGTGgatgtggaggagcaggacggGTATTTGAGACGTTAG
- the crfb2 gene encoding cytokine receptor family member b2 isoform X1 — protein sequence MAVGPGFILLMLAWLSQVFSEIVPLPKPVNVNVTSSHFIHLLTWQRGPGTPRGVAYNVSVSCERDLPWVPVAGCVLVKHPLVCDLTGAFTNPTHVYYSMVVAILESQASPEAYSTGFKPIKDGELASPLLTLAACDHSLCVDLHPPLERVRALYQGLQYQLRVTTHSPGSQPAESLERTLSLKRHVLKDQAPGREYCVSVRIRDPQTHREFPFSPPTCASTPTAGVRSADVLLVVSFLALVLLVVVLYLLVQTGVVCLKKPLPSVLFRFHGAGVTAYRRWDCEQAYMVALQIHLHCQAEACRNPQSHSQQAGAGTAITRTGIASQFTSYRPPLSLTPAPAWVQRLLYTALTVISFASTSCECSCVWRWRDESLPNLMFCSVFNESNYFTVIFINPLVEERLAMPQKERVCAHIHLGAAAPSAGGKCVARVDHSGEEEGVSTAGSARSLGGYGPHVDSSCSSFSSCSSSSSLSTRPLLAPSLHTVAPLAAIGTPWRHSELQSELRAIALKTLGSVAVTTWDQHALHLACSADPPAPSPEAEPGVGSGEGCSDVNLLSLTLGGHLEDAATLPPTAEEEEVSMETLISVEDEDVDVEEQDGYLRR from the exons ATGGCAGTGGGTCCAGGCTTCATCCTCTTGATGCTCGCCTGGCTCTCTCAGGTGTTCTCAG AAATTGTCCCTCTTCCTAAGCCGGTCAACGTGAATGTCACCTCCAGTCATTTTATTCACCTGTTGACATGGCAACGCGGTCCTGGGACGCCGAGGGGCGTGGCCTACAACGTCTCGGTGAGCTGTGAacg GGACCTCCCCTGGGTGCCCGTAGCAGGCTGTGTCCTTGTGAAACACCCGCTGGTTTGCGACCTGACCGGAGCTTTCACTAACCCCACACATGTGTACTACAGCATGGTTGTTGCAATACTAGAGTCCCAGGCCTCCCCCGAGGCCTACTCTACCGGCTTTAAGCCCATCAAAGACG GTGAGCTGGCCTCCCCGCTGCTGACGCTGGCCGCCTGTGACCACTCCCTGTGCGTGGACCTTCACCCCCCCCTGGAGCGCGTGAGGGCCCTCTACCAGGGCCTCCAGTACCAGCTCCGCGTCACCACCCACAGCCCCGGCAGCCAGCCGGCCGAG tccctGGAGCGCACCTTGTCCCTGAAGCGCCATGTTTTGAAGGACCAGGCCCCTGGACGAGAGTACTGCGTCTCGGTCCGTATCcgggacccccagacccacagGGAGTTCCCCTTCAGCCCGCCCACGTGTGCCTCCACCCCCACGGCGGGGGTCCGCTCTGCAG ATGTCCTTCTGGTGGTCTCCTTCCTTGCTCTGGTCCTGCTGGTGGTCGTCTTGTATCTGTTGGTGCAGACCGGTGTGGTCTGTTTGAAGaaacccctcccctctgtcctg TTCAGATTTCACGGTGCCGGCGTAACGGCCTACAGACGGTGGGATTGTGAACAGGCCTACATGGTTGCTCTTCAGATTCACCTCCATTGT CAGGCAGAGGCGTGTCGCAACCCGCAGAGCCACTCGCAGCAGGCCGGGGCAGGAACAGCTATTACCAGAACTGGTATCGCTTCTCAATTCACTTCCTACCGCCCTCCACTGTCGCTAACACCAGCCCCCGCGTGGGTTCAGCGACTACTGTACACTGCTCTGAC CGTGATCAGCTTCGCTTCCACTTCCTGTGAGTGCAGCTGTGTGTGGCGGTGGAGAGATGAGTCACTTCCCAACCTCATGTTTTGCTCTGTGTTCAATGAGTCGAACTATTTCACAGTG ATATTCATCAATCCCCTGGTAGAGGAGAGGCTTGCAATGCCGCAGAAAGAACGCGTCTGCGCCCACATCCACCTGGGGGCCGCGGCGCCCTCTGCTGGGGGGAAGTGTGTAGCGCGGGTGGACCACAGCGGCGAAGAGGAGGGGGTCTCCACCGCTGGGAGCGCCAGGTCCCTGGGAGGCTACGGGCCGCACGTGGACTCTTCTTGTTCCTCCTTCTCATCGTGCTCCTCATCGTCCTCCCTCTCCACACGCCCCCTCCTGGCTCCATCTCTTCACACGGTCGCTCCTTTAGCGGCCATCGGCACACCATGGCGTCACTCTGAACTGCAGTCCGAGCTCCGTGCCATTGCTCTGAAAACGTTGGGCTCGGTTGCTGTGACAACGTGGGACCAGCATGCTTTGCACCTTGCTTGTAGCGCAGACCCACCGGCACCGTCGCCGGAGGCGGAGCCTGGGGTGGGCTCGGGGGAGGGCTGCAGTGACGTGAACCTCCTCTCGCTGACCTTGGGGGGTCACCTCGAAGACGCGGCCACGCTGCCACCGACGGCCGAAGAGGAAGAGGTTTCCATGGAAACGCTCATCTCGGTGGAGGATGAGGACGTGgatgtggaggagcaggacggGTATTTGAGACGTTAG
- the crfb2 gene encoding cytokine receptor family member b2 isoform X4 yields the protein MAVGPGFILLMLAWLSQVFSEIVPLPKPVNVNVTSSHFIHLLTWQRGPGTPRGVAYNVSVSCERDLPWVPVAGCVLVKHPLVCDLTGAFTNPTHVYYSMVVAILESQASPEAYSTGFKPIKDGELASPLLTLAACDHSLCVDLHPPLERVRALYQGLQYQLRVTTHSPGSQPAESLERTLSLKRHVLKDQAPGREYCVSVRIRDPQTHREFPFSPPTCASTPTAGVRSADVLLVVSFLALVLLVVVLYLLVQTGVVCLKKPLPSVLIFINPLVEERLAMPQKERVCAHIHLGAAAPSAGGKCVARVDHSGEEEGVSTAGSARSLGGYGPHVDSSCSSFSSCSSSSSLSTRPLLAPSLHTVAPLAAIGTPWRHSELQSELRAIALKTLGSVAVTTWDQHALHLACSADPPAPSPEAEPGVGSGEGCSDVNLLSLTLGGHLEDAATLPPTAEEEEVSMETLISVEDEDVDVEEQDGYLRR from the exons ATGGCAGTGGGTCCAGGCTTCATCCTCTTGATGCTCGCCTGGCTCTCTCAGGTGTTCTCAG AAATTGTCCCTCTTCCTAAGCCGGTCAACGTGAATGTCACCTCCAGTCATTTTATTCACCTGTTGACATGGCAACGCGGTCCTGGGACGCCGAGGGGCGTGGCCTACAACGTCTCGGTGAGCTGTGAacg GGACCTCCCCTGGGTGCCCGTAGCAGGCTGTGTCCTTGTGAAACACCCGCTGGTTTGCGACCTGACCGGAGCTTTCACTAACCCCACACATGTGTACTACAGCATGGTTGTTGCAATACTAGAGTCCCAGGCCTCCCCCGAGGCCTACTCTACCGGCTTTAAGCCCATCAAAGACG GTGAGCTGGCCTCCCCGCTGCTGACGCTGGCCGCCTGTGACCACTCCCTGTGCGTGGACCTTCACCCCCCCCTGGAGCGCGTGAGGGCCCTCTACCAGGGCCTCCAGTACCAGCTCCGCGTCACCACCCACAGCCCCGGCAGCCAGCCGGCCGAG tccctGGAGCGCACCTTGTCCCTGAAGCGCCATGTTTTGAAGGACCAGGCCCCTGGACGAGAGTACTGCGTCTCGGTCCGTATCcgggacccccagacccacagGGAGTTCCCCTTCAGCCCGCCCACGTGTGCCTCCACCCCCACGGCGGGGGTCCGCTCTGCAG ATGTCCTTCTGGTGGTCTCCTTCCTTGCTCTGGTCCTGCTGGTGGTCGTCTTGTATCTGTTGGTGCAGACCGGTGTGGTCTGTTTGAAGaaacccctcccctctgtcctg ATATTCATCAATCCCCTGGTAGAGGAGAGGCTTGCAATGCCGCAGAAAGAACGCGTCTGCGCCCACATCCACCTGGGGGCCGCGGCGCCCTCTGCTGGGGGGAAGTGTGTAGCGCGGGTGGACCACAGCGGCGAAGAGGAGGGGGTCTCCACCGCTGGGAGCGCCAGGTCCCTGGGAGGCTACGGGCCGCACGTGGACTCTTCTTGTTCCTCCTTCTCATCGTGCTCCTCATCGTCCTCCCTCTCCACACGCCCCCTCCTGGCTCCATCTCTTCACACGGTCGCTCCTTTAGCGGCCATCGGCACACCATGGCGTCACTCTGAACTGCAGTCCGAGCTCCGTGCCATTGCTCTGAAAACGTTGGGCTCGGTTGCTGTGACAACGTGGGACCAGCATGCTTTGCACCTTGCTTGTAGCGCAGACCCACCGGCACCGTCGCCGGAGGCGGAGCCTGGGGTGGGCTCGGGGGAGGGCTGCAGTGACGTGAACCTCCTCTCGCTGACCTTGGGGGGTCACCTCGAAGACGCGGCCACGCTGCCACCGACGGCCGAAGAGGAAGAGGTTTCCATGGAAACGCTCATCTCGGTGGAGGATGAGGACGTGgatgtggaggagcaggacggGTATTTGAGACGTTAG
- the crfb2 gene encoding cytokine receptor family member b2 isoform X2: protein MAVGPGFILLMLAWLSQVFSEIVPLPKPVNVNVTSSHFIHLLTWQRGPGTPRGVAYNVSVSCERDLPWVPVAGCVLVKHPLVCDLTGAFTNPTHVYYSMVVAILESQASPEAYSTGFKPIKDGELASPLLTLAACDHSLCVDLHPPLERVRALYQGLQYQLRVTTHSPGSQPAESLERTLSLKRHVLKDQAPGREYCVSVRIRDPQTHREFPFSPPTCASTPTAGVRSADVLLVVSFLALVLLVVVLYLLVQTGVVCLKKPLPSVLQAEACRNPQSHSQQAGAGTAITRTGIASQFTSYRPPLSLTPAPAWVQRLLYTALTVISFASTSCECSCVWRWRDESLPNLMFCSVFNESNYFTVIFINPLVEERLAMPQKERVCAHIHLGAAAPSAGGKCVARVDHSGEEEGVSTAGSARSLGGYGPHVDSSCSSFSSCSSSSSLSTRPLLAPSLHTVAPLAAIGTPWRHSELQSELRAIALKTLGSVAVTTWDQHALHLACSADPPAPSPEAEPGVGSGEGCSDVNLLSLTLGGHLEDAATLPPTAEEEEVSMETLISVEDEDVDVEEQDGYLRR, encoded by the exons ATGGCAGTGGGTCCAGGCTTCATCCTCTTGATGCTCGCCTGGCTCTCTCAGGTGTTCTCAG AAATTGTCCCTCTTCCTAAGCCGGTCAACGTGAATGTCACCTCCAGTCATTTTATTCACCTGTTGACATGGCAACGCGGTCCTGGGACGCCGAGGGGCGTGGCCTACAACGTCTCGGTGAGCTGTGAacg GGACCTCCCCTGGGTGCCCGTAGCAGGCTGTGTCCTTGTGAAACACCCGCTGGTTTGCGACCTGACCGGAGCTTTCACTAACCCCACACATGTGTACTACAGCATGGTTGTTGCAATACTAGAGTCCCAGGCCTCCCCCGAGGCCTACTCTACCGGCTTTAAGCCCATCAAAGACG GTGAGCTGGCCTCCCCGCTGCTGACGCTGGCCGCCTGTGACCACTCCCTGTGCGTGGACCTTCACCCCCCCCTGGAGCGCGTGAGGGCCCTCTACCAGGGCCTCCAGTACCAGCTCCGCGTCACCACCCACAGCCCCGGCAGCCAGCCGGCCGAG tccctGGAGCGCACCTTGTCCCTGAAGCGCCATGTTTTGAAGGACCAGGCCCCTGGACGAGAGTACTGCGTCTCGGTCCGTATCcgggacccccagacccacagGGAGTTCCCCTTCAGCCCGCCCACGTGTGCCTCCACCCCCACGGCGGGGGTCCGCTCTGCAG ATGTCCTTCTGGTGGTCTCCTTCCTTGCTCTGGTCCTGCTGGTGGTCGTCTTGTATCTGTTGGTGCAGACCGGTGTGGTCTGTTTGAAGaaacccctcccctctgtcctg CAGGCAGAGGCGTGTCGCAACCCGCAGAGCCACTCGCAGCAGGCCGGGGCAGGAACAGCTATTACCAGAACTGGTATCGCTTCTCAATTCACTTCCTACCGCCCTCCACTGTCGCTAACACCAGCCCCCGCGTGGGTTCAGCGACTACTGTACACTGCTCTGAC CGTGATCAGCTTCGCTTCCACTTCCTGTGAGTGCAGCTGTGTGTGGCGGTGGAGAGATGAGTCACTTCCCAACCTCATGTTTTGCTCTGTGTTCAATGAGTCGAACTATTTCACAGTG ATATTCATCAATCCCCTGGTAGAGGAGAGGCTTGCAATGCCGCAGAAAGAACGCGTCTGCGCCCACATCCACCTGGGGGCCGCGGCGCCCTCTGCTGGGGGGAAGTGTGTAGCGCGGGTGGACCACAGCGGCGAAGAGGAGGGGGTCTCCACCGCTGGGAGCGCCAGGTCCCTGGGAGGCTACGGGCCGCACGTGGACTCTTCTTGTTCCTCCTTCTCATCGTGCTCCTCATCGTCCTCCCTCTCCACACGCCCCCTCCTGGCTCCATCTCTTCACACGGTCGCTCCTTTAGCGGCCATCGGCACACCATGGCGTCACTCTGAACTGCAGTCCGAGCTCCGTGCCATTGCTCTGAAAACGTTGGGCTCGGTTGCTGTGACAACGTGGGACCAGCATGCTTTGCACCTTGCTTGTAGCGCAGACCCACCGGCACCGTCGCCGGAGGCGGAGCCTGGGGTGGGCTCGGGGGAGGGCTGCAGTGACGTGAACCTCCTCTCGCTGACCTTGGGGGGTCACCTCGAAGACGCGGCCACGCTGCCACCGACGGCCGAAGAGGAAGAGGTTTCCATGGAAACGCTCATCTCGGTGGAGGATGAGGACGTGgatgtggaggagcaggacggGTATTTGAGACGTTAG